The window CCCAAATCTCTGTCAGCTCTGTACCAGCTCTGTCACAATAGACACTGTTTAACTCTGCCTACACTCTGTGATGTAATTAAATGTACTCCACCAACATCGGATCCCAACCCACAGGCTTTAGTTTAGTCCCTTCTTCAAGCTTTCTTTGTTTTATTGATTTGCTGGTAATTGTCATGTTTTAAGGTTCTCATCAGTTGCATGAGAACCGGCCACGTTTAATACAGCTAAGGCATGACTAACTAACCCTGGCCAGCCCTGCCCTTAAATACATGGCATGTCGAAGTGCAGAGTATTGCAGAATGGACATCCAATGCTTGTGCATCGGACTGAGAGCAGATGGAGTCTTCTATTTGTACGGAGAGACTTAGGTCATACCGGCTTCTTCTTCTCTATTTACTCTACTGGGCTTGAATATAGCTGTTGTAGAGTAGGCAAAGGAAAGGCTATTCAAATCCTAGTTGTCTCAGACGTGTATTTCTTTTTAAGATGTGCTGCTGTCTTCAGCCTCAAACGAAAACAGGAATATGGAGGAAACCATTCGTTCTCAGGTCAGTAAGATGGTTTAATTTTGGTTTATTTCCCGTGACATCTCTTTGACATACGACACAgagtggcaaggagtggaatgatagctaaacagactggtaaccAGATTAAACCTAGATGAAAACACCATAAAATTATAATTAGATAAATATGCCCTCTATATTTAATGCCTTAATGAAGTCCCCAACGACTAACAGTCAGTTATCCTCTGGGAGGTCTTTAACTGCGTTTCCCAGAGTACACTGGGTTCTACACAGGAGCCAGACTAGACTCATAATGACGGGGAGAGTTTTAATACAGGGTCTGACTAGAGCACCACAAAGGTTTATTATATCTCTTAAAGCAATCAAGGTGCTttgagagatagagacacacacagagatagaaaaaatatatatagttttCCATTGCCCTGTGAAAAGTAAGCAGGTATCTACTTGGAGGCATTGGGAGCTCAGATCTTGTAGCCGTGTCTCAGCCATAGTAATATAAAGGCAATTAGTAAGGCAGCTAGACACGCAGACGCTTTGCCTCTCAGTGCTAATAAGATGAAGAGAGCGTCAGAAAATGCCATTAGCAGGATGCTCTGCTCTTAAAGGCAATGTCCCTATCTGGTGATGACAGCATTAGCCTTACGAAAGACCCAATAAACTCAGATGTTACACAGACACGACTGTGTGTCAGTAACTTACAAAACAATCCACAAGCCTCGTGACTATGAAGATAAACGTTATACCCACCAAACCACCGTTGCAAAGCACCCGATACACAATGTCACGTCTTTGTTTTTAATCCAAGTTTATTGAACACAGTCATTATGAAATACCAACAGTAGGCTATTAATCCATCATTTGCACAGTATGTTGTACCTCAGTCTCGCACACATCATAAAATAATATTCTCTTTTTCATATTCACTTTCTATTCATGGacacatttgatttgaatatttTTGTAATTATTTTGGTTACTGACAGGTACTTTGGCACAGTACACAAAGTAAGGACTTGAAGGGTGAGTGTGGAAATCTGTTGGTTCTGACGGGCAAGGACAGGAACAGGGGGGACCAAACAGTGTTTGAGGAGAGTACAGAGTGCACAGACAACATCCATAAAGCACAGAGATGATAGGACGATGCTTTATATCAACCAATCAGTGACTGACTGTAAGAAGTCCACTCCAGGAGCTGTGCCAAAGTGTCTCAACTCACTGCACAGGAAATTACCTAATGTGTCCAGGAAGTCCTTCAAACCAATCAGACACCATCTGTCCTTCATGGCAAACAGCTTGTGATTCTCCAGCCAGATTGGATTTAGTAGATAAAGGGCAATGGAATCACTCTTCTATTTTTCAACCAGTCCGCCTGCAGGGTATAATTACTGTAGTTATATGAACtctcatcttgtagtccgtgtaCTTTCCTATATCCTGTGCCTCTAGCTCGGTCTCCTATCAAACAGAGTGATAGGACCAGAGAAGCTCTATAATGTTATCCTTGAGACAGGCTTAGACAGTCCTCCCAGTCCCTCACCTGGTCCAtgatgtctgttctgtagtacgTAGCAGCAGTGTTATGTGTATCTGAGTCTGTCatgggtggaggtggaggtgaaggGGGCCTCCTCTAGACCTCTTCTCCCTGGCTGGTGGCCTGGAGGTTGGGCCTGGCTACACCATGCCTTCACTGCGCTTGCTCCTCCACACCACTAGGGCAGTCATGAGCAACGTGACAAGGATGGGCACCACGATGAATGGCCCAAGGATACGGTTGGGCGGATCACGCAGCAGCCGTCCCGACAGGGAGCAGTCGTGGAAGTAGTGCCTGTGGATGCGGATGAAGAAGTCGTCCACCAGCCGGTTGGGCCAGAAACAGTCCATCTTCAGGGCGATCAGGTAGGTGCAGTTGGTGAGCTCACCGTAAGGTCtgtagggagagatggaaaggaaCAGTGAGAGGTCACATTAATGGAATGAAGACGAGGTTTATGTACCGTACATCCCAATGAGGGTAAATAATAGCCTACACCTTTGAATAGACATTTAGGACAGTTTGGGGGTTCTTAATGGGTCTCCAAAGTATGGTTTTTAAATTGAACACCAGTTTCATGATCTACAGTGtaatttttattgaaccttttatTTAAGCAGTGAATCATGCTGAGACcaagagcagaacagaacacatcaataaacgacaattacactatacatatctatatacacatcaattacactatacatatctatatacacatcaattacactatacatatctatatacacatcaattacactatacatatctatatacacatcaattacactatgcATATCTGTATACATATcaaatacactatacatatctatatacagatcaattacactatacatatctatacacacatcaattacactatacatatctatatacacatcaattacactatacatatctatatacatatctatatacatcaattacactatacatatctatatacatatcaattacactatacatatctatatacacatcaattacactatacatatcacatcaattacactatacatatctatatacacatcaattacactatacatatctatatacacatcaattacactatacatatctatatacatatcaattacactatacatatctatatacacatcaattacactatacatatctatatacacatcaattacactatacatatctatatacacatcaattacactatacatatctacatatctatatacataattacactatacatatcatatACACatcatacactatacatatctatatacatatcaattacactatacatatctatatacatatcatcaattacactatacatatctatatacacatatatatacatatctatacacatcaattacactatacatatctatatacatatcaattatatacatatctatatacatcaattacactatacatatctatatacatcattacactatacatatctatatacatatcaattacactatacatatctatatacacatcaattacactatacatatctatatacatatcaattacactatacatatctatatacacatcaattacactatacatatctatatacacatcaattacactatacatatctatatacatgtctatcacatcaattacactatacatatctatatacacatcaattacactatacatatctatatacacatcaattacactatacatatctatatacacatcaattacactatacatatctatatacacatcaattacactatacatatctatatacacatcaattacactatacatatctatattatcaattacactatacatattatatacacatttatacatattatatacatatcaattacactatacattctatatacacatcaattacatacatatatatacatatcaattacactatacatatctatatacacatcaattacactatacatatctatatacacatcaattacactatacatatctatatacatgtctatatacacatcaattacactatacatatctatatacatatctatatacacatcaattacactatacatatctatatacatatcaattacactatacatatcaattacactatacatatctatatacacatcaattacactatacatatctatatacacatcaattacactatacatatctatatacacatcaattacactatacatatctatatacacatcaattacactatacatatctatatacacatcaattacactatacatatctatatacacatcaattacactatacatatctatatacacatcaattacactatacatatctaaatacacatcaattacactatacatatctatatacacatcacatatctattacactatacatatctatatacacatcaattacactatacatatctatatacatatctatatacacatcaattacactatacatatctatatacatatcaattacactatacatatctatatacacatcaattacactatacatatctatatacacatcaattacactatacatatctatatacacatcaattacactatacatatctatatacacatcaattacactatacatatctatatacacatcaattacactatacatatctatatacacatcaattacactatacatatctatatacacatcaattacactatacatatctatatacacatcaattacactatacatatctatatacacatcaattacactatacatatctatatacacatcaattacactatacatatctatatacacatcaattacactatacatatctatatacatatcaattacactatacatatctatatacacatcaattacactatacatatctatatacatatctatatacacatcaattacactatacatatctatatacacatcaattacactatacatatctatatacatatctatatacacatcaattacactatacatatctatatacatatcaattacactatacatatcaattacactatacatatctatatacacatcaattacactatacatatctatatacatatctatatacacatcaattacactatacatatctatatacacatcaattacactatacatatctatatacacatcaattacactatacatatctatatacatatcaattacactatacatatctatatacacatcaattacactatacatatctatatacatatctatatacacatcaattacactatacatatctatatacacatcaattacactatacatatctatatacacatcaattacactatacatatctatatacacatcaattacactatacatatctatatacacatcaattacactatacatatctatatacatatctatatacacatcaattacactatacatatctatacacatcaattacactatacatatctatatacatatcaatactatacatatctatatacacatcaattacactatacatatctatatacacatcaattacactatacatatctatatacatatctatatacacatcaattacactgtacatatctatatacacatcaattacactatacatatctatatacatatcaattacactatacatatctatatacacatcaattacactatacatatctatatacacatcaattacactatacatatctatatacatatctatatacacatcaattacactatacatatctatatacacatcaattacactatacatatctatatacacatcaattacactatacatatctatatacacatcaattacactgtacatatctatatacacatcaattacactatacatatctatatacatatcaattacactatacatatctatatacacatcaattacactatacatatctatatacatatcaattgcactatacatatctatatacacatcaattacactatacagttgaagtaggaagtttacatacaccatagccaaatacatttaaactcagttttttttttttttacaattcctgacatttaatcctagtaaaaattccctgccttaggtcagttagaatcaccactttattttatgaatgtgaaatgtcagaataatagtagagagaatgatttatttcagcttttatatctttcatcacattcccagtgggtcatacactcaattagtatttggtagcattgcctttaaatggtttaacttggatcaaacgtcaaacttgggccaaaattcacccaacttattgtgggaagcttgtggaatgctaccagaaacgtttgacccaagttaaaccatttaaaggcaatgctaccaaatagtagTTGAGTGTAtttgaacttctgacccactgggaatgtgatgaaagaaataaaagctgaaataaatcattctccctgctattattctgacaattcacattcttaaaataaagtggtgattctaactgacctaaggcagggaatctttactaggattaaatgtcaggaattgtgaaaaactgagtttaaatgtatttctctcaggtgtatgtaaacttccaacttcaactgtatatctatgTGCACATCAATTACActgtacatatctatatacacaacaatacattgaaaaacaaccccaaaacATGAAGAAGCTAAACACAAATCATATGAAACGAACACATTCTTCAGTAAAAGGGCCCTCTAACATCTACCTGGATTGCCTTCATGGAACGTACTGTAGGCAATGTTAATTTGAAGTTAGGGGAGAGactttgaaaatgaaatacacaaACGGAATACACACACTAATGGTGCAATCAACCGTCGTGTGCAAATCAATATTTTCTCTCATACAGCTCTCTGCGTGTGACTGTGCTCCCTAGTGGGTATAGGCCTGCCATGATTGAGAG of the Oncorhynchus masou masou isolate Uvic2021 chromosome 10, UVic_Omas_1.1, whole genome shotgun sequence genome contains:
- the ramp1 gene encoding receptor activity-modifying protein 1 isoform X2; amino-acid sequence: MSTSSRSSVWGNSDWTWRNWTSIAGAAGRTQWSEHSIPYGELTNCTYLIALKMDCFWPNRLVDDFFIRIHRHYFHDCSLSGRLLRDPPNRILGPFIVVPILVTLLMTALVVWRSKRSEGMV
- the ramp1 gene encoding receptor activity-modifying protein 1 isoform X1, which gives rise to MASDTTPVFSKQVLLWLVVVCQSVSVMACSGTYEYVIEEFCLGKFRLDMEELDQHRWCSWEDTVEPYGELTNCTYLIALKMDCFWPNRLVDDFFIRIHRHYFHDCSLSGRLLRDPPNRILGPFIVVPILVTLLMTALVVWRSKRSEGMV